The nucleotide sequence GGAAAGGGGTGTCAGAATGTCTTGTACCGGCAAGTTGGCTTTTCTTTTGCGGGCTCTTGTATGAATAATGATAAGagacaccaacaatattgtagaTGCAATTGCAGGCAAAACGTATTTCAATAGAAGCACAAAAGTTGGATTGGATCGTCTTGCCTTGGTAGTTTTGCATGGCGGGACTTGCAATCGAGGCGAGCCACAGAGTCCCTCATTGGACAAAAATAATTGAGCTGAGAAGTTAACAAATGGTCCTCCATTTGGAATTTCTCCTTGTAACCTATTGAAAGAGACATTGAAATATCTGAGGTATGAAAGTTTCTCCAACGACTTTGGTATCACTCCAGAGACTTCATTGTTAGAGAGGTCCAACCTCTCCAAGCTTATCAAGCCATCAAATGATTTTGGAATTTGGCCATCAAAAGCATTATCCGCAAGTGAGAGGAAAGTGAGATCTTTTAGTTCCCCAATGCTACTGGGGATATTACCTGATAGTTTATTTCCTGACAAATCAACTTCGATTATGACCTTCAAACTTCCAATTTCTGAAGAAAGGGAACCAGTTAAAGAGTTTGAAGTTAGGTAAACCTTCAAGATATAGGTAAGGCTCCACAAGGTTGTTGGAATAGCAGAACTGAGCCTGTTAGAGCTCAAGTCGAGATATCTCAGACTAGACAGATTGCCAATACATGCAGGTATTGATCCATTTAGCATATTGTCACCCAATGATAAAGTGTCAGACCTATGTAGTTGACAAAGCTCTGTTGGAATCTGTCCTTGTAATTTATTATCATAAAGAAACAACCCTTGGAGATTATGTAATCTGCCAATTGCAATTGGAACTAATCCAGTTAGTTCATTCGCAGAAAGGTTTATAAGTATTACGTTGCTCCAGTTACCAATTTCCATGGGAATGCCCCCTTTAAGTCCACAATATTCTAGATAAACATTTTCAAGTGCCGAAGAGAAATTGCCAATAGAACTCGGAAGAATACCATTCAATGGATTGTCCCATAAATCAAGAAATCTTAAATTCAGGCAATTTGTTAGAGAAGAGAGATATGTGAGCTCTTGGGAAGATGATTCACCAGCGAAGTCATTTTCCCCAAGGCTAAGCCACTGGAGGGATCTCAAGTTACCGAGACTGGGGAATATATTTCCAGTGAATGAGTTTTTTTGCAACGATAGCGTTACTAGTTTAGAAGCATTCGAGATAGAGCTTGGGATTGGTCCGCTAAGTTGATTGTTCCACAGATAAATTTCCTCAAGATTTGGAAGAGTGTCGCCTATGCTTGATGGAAGATTTCCTGTGAGTTGGTTGTTCCACAATGAGAGGATTTTTAGTGTTGAAATGTTGAAAATACTAGATGGAATATTGCTGGTGAGGTTGTTGGAACCCACATCTAGTGTCTCCAGATTTTGTAGGTGCCCAACCTCGAGGGGGATTGTACCTGTCACAAATATGAATCAATCCTTGCCCATTCATACACAAAATTTTAACACATGATTCTTTAAAAAGTATATATGATTAGATCTTGGAGACTCTAATTAACAAACTTGTAAACCTAATAATGTTTCACAAGGTAGAGCCATCGTCCTATCAAGTTTACCACATACAAAATATTTACTCTATTGACATGTATAGATAGTGCAGGGAAGTATTAAAATTGTTATAGaacttgataaaaaaagaaCGTGGTTACCTCCCAAGTAATTATAATCGAGCCATAACCGTTCAAGTAGAGTACAATTTCCAATACTTTTGGGTATCCTTCCTATAAGCTTATTTTCACCTAGATGAAGCTCCTTAAGTAGAGGAAGATGGTGGCATATATCCACTGGAAGACTCCCAACAAACCGATTGCCATACAAATAGATCATTTTTAAAGAAGACATGTTGAAGATGAAAAATGGAATTGAACCTCCGAGTCCCATATTCGCCATGCTAAGTATCTCCAATTCAACAAGATTTCCCAGTTCTTGCGGAATGTCACCTTTAATATTTATGAACATGAATGtaagttttattttttagaagAGTGAGGCTATTGCTCatgctattttattttaaataaaaataaatatgcttTGAGGTGACCAAGTCAGGAGTCATACACACCTCTTAAATTGTTGACACTTAGATATAACTTCTTGAGCTTAGTCAGGTTTCCGATACTCCTTGGTATGGTTCCAACAAACGTGTTATTTGATAATGCTAACTTCTCAACTTTTGGAAAACATTTACACATATCATCTGGTAAAGAGCCTGAAAGCCTATTGTTATGCGCGTATAATACTTTCAGACTGGGAAGCTGGCCTTCCTCAATTGGGATGCTCCCTTCAATAAGGTTGTAGCTTAAATTCATAATTTCCAGCTTTGACATGTTGAACATGGAATGAGGGATGATGCCAGAGAAGCTATTATGAGAAACATCAATCCACTTAAGTTGGGGAAGCTTTCCCAGCTCATTTGGTAGAGATCCATCGAAATTGTTGATCGAGAGGTTTAGAGAGATTAGGAATGAGAGATTTCCAAGATGTGGAGAGATGGTTCCTTGGAGTGTCATGTTTGAAAGATTCAAGGCAGTGACCCTTCCATGGCGTGCACTGCAAGAGACACCAACCCATTGACATATGGGAGTGGAGGTAGACCAATTTTGAGCTAAGATATCAGAGGTAATATGAGCTTTGAAATCAAGAAGAGCATATTGATCAGTGGTGATGTTAGTCACAACCTTAGTTGTACTAATCACCATGAACTGAACCAACAGCAGTACTGCAACCACATGGAAAAGAATACTCTCCATGAATGAAAATTATATATGTCAACCACAATACATGTAGACATGCTGAGGtgataactatatatataaaagaatagCAAGGTCAAGGCAAGGTAAGCACAATAATGGCTTCAATATTTGCAGTGATAGACACATCCACGTGATATACTCACTAAAGGTTATCGTACTCTGTGTGTGTTATCCATCACACGTTTACACAAATTAATGAAATATAGTGATATTTGACCTAATCCTAACCAATGAAGACCTTAAACCGTCAATCACTCCAGACAAAGAAAATTTATAGTACAGTGTTGACTGACTCGGGGTCAATAGCGGCTAAATGCATCTACTCTCTCATATACCAAGAGCTATGAATTGCCCCATGGTTTAGGCAACAAATATGTGGACAACAACAAATACCCACAATCAAGTTTACCCCACAAAGCAACACTAGTTGTCAACAAAACCAACCTTATCGCTCTTGGAGCTTATAGGTTGCACCTAATACTTGCACTTCCATGCGATTCTGCCTTTGCTTCCTTTCAAGTTATGGGTTGGGCCTTTCTTACTTCTTTGCCATCCGTTTTGGGCTTCGATTTAATTAATTGGGCCCAAGGGTTTCATGGGTTGTAATCTCACTAATGGACACAGTATTTTGGAGAAATTTTACACCACTTTTTCAACacgataagtttacaccaaatagttataagtctacacacaaaattgtaatgaaaagaccaaattactcttatttttataaaatattaagaATATTAATGTTAAGTTCACACACATTTAACCCACAATTCAATCTCTCCTCTCTTACCATTCTCATTACAATTAGACGGTGGCCCTTACCGTTTCTTCACATCCTCACGTTTGCCCCTACCGATAATACATTCCGGATTCGACGTCGATTTCCGACATAGAAAGATTTTTATTCAAGGGTGGTCATTCTAGGAATTGAATCCAACCACATTTACTGCATAAGTTATCACAAACTCAAGAGCAAGGC is from Tripterygium wilfordii isolate XIE 37 chromosome 14, ASM1340144v1, whole genome shotgun sequence and encodes:
- the LOC120014105 gene encoding probable LRR receptor-like serine/threonine-protein kinase At3g47570; the encoded protein is MESILFHVVAVLLLVQFMVISTTKVVTNITTDQYALLDFKAHITSDILAQNWSTSTPICQWVGVSCSARHGRVTALNLSNMTLQGTISPHLGNLSFLISLNLSINNFDGSLPNELGKLPQLKWIDVSHNSFSGIIPHSMFNMSKLEIMNLSYNLIEGSIPIEEGQLPSLKVLYAHNNRLSGSLPDDMCKCFPKVEKLALSNNTFVGTIPRSIGNLTKLKKLYLSVNNLRGDIPQELGNLVELEILSMANMGLGGSIPFFIFNMSSLKMIYLYGNRFVGSLPVDICHHLPLLKELHLGENKLIGRIPKSIGNCTLLERLWLDYNYLGGTIPLEVGHLQNLETLDVGSNNLTSNIPSSIFNISTLKILSLWNNQLTGNLPSSIGDTLPNLEEIYLWNNQLSGPIPSSISNASKLVTLSLQKNSFTGNIFPSLGNLRSLQWLSLGENDFAGESSSQELTYLSSLTNCLNLRFLDLWDNPLNGILPSSIGNFSSALENVYLEYCGLKGGIPMEIGNWSNVILINLSANELTGLVPIAIGRLHNLQGLFLYDNKLQGQIPTELCQLHRSDTLSLGDNMLNGSIPACIGNLSSLRYLDLSSNRLSSAIPTTLWSLTYILKVYLTSNSLTGSLSSEIGSLKVIIEVDLSGNKLSGNIPSSIGELKDLTFLSLADNAFDGQIPKSFDGLISLERLDLSNNEVSGVIPKSLEKLSYLRYFNVSFNRLQGEIPNGGPFVNFSAQLFLSNEGLCGSPRLQVPPCKTTKARRSNPTFVLLLKYVLPAIASTILLVSLIIIHTRARKRKANLPVQDILTPLSMLKRISYQELQRATNGFSEGNLLGTGSFGSVYRGTLSDSDKTQIAVKVFDLQLEGAFTNFEVECEVLRCIRHRNLVKIISSCNNNTDFKALVLKLMPNGSLERWLYSHNYFLDVFQRLNIMEDVAMALEYLHQGLSTPIVHCDLKPGNILLDEDMVAHVSDFGIAKLLGEGEAMRRTMTLATIGYMAPEHGLAGIVSTKCDVYAFGILVLETFTRKKPTDAMFVGEMNLKSWVKESLTYALSEVVDDNLLNKEERHLDDKMNCISSIMQLALSCTEDSPVDRINMSDALVALKKIKKKLLKDIESECKTRCEFPFLLFLDVKLSVTITRHDH